A window of Rosa rugosa chromosome 7, drRosRugo1.1, whole genome shotgun sequence genomic DNA:
CTATTCTCGGAATTCTTGGCCGATTCTCGGCGGAGAGTAGTCCTAACCCGGGATCAGTACAAGTATTGCTCCCAGGCTCTCAAATTCTTCCAAGACAAGCTCGACGAGCCTCGGCAGATTATAGAGGAGTTTCGTAAGATAAATAAGGGGAGAGCTGAAACTAGGAAGGAGAAGACTTGCAATGTGGCTCTCAGCAGTGTCAATTGGAGGAAGAACCGCTACGATAATATTGTGCCATATGACCAAAACAGGGTTGTTCTGAAGGACTCATCCAAAAGTGGAAGGGACTACATCAATGCCAGCTTCATCACCACAAGTTCGTCTCGGTTTATTGCAACACAAGGTCCACTTCCGAATACGTATGAGGATTTCTGGGAGATGGTGATCCAGTACCGTTGCTCTGTTGTGATTATGCTTACTTGCTTGGACATGGATACATGTGGAGATTATTTTCAGGCAGAAGACGAGAGAGAATTTGGGAATGTGTGTATAGTCACTAAGTGGATGAGAAGTAGTGACACTAATTCTCCATTAGTGTTGCGGCTTTTGGAGGTCAAGCATAAGGAGAACTCTGAGGAGCCACCAGTGTCGGTTTTGCATATTCAGTATCCTGAATGGCCTGACCATGGAGTTCCCACGGACACGGTTGCTGTTCGCGAAATATTGAAAGGATTGATATATCAAGTGGCACCACCGGAGGCTGGCCCGATTGTGGTGCACTGTAGTGCAGGTATTGGGAGAACTGGAACATACTGCACAATTCATGATACGATGAAGAGAATTCTTTCTGGGGACATGTCTGCTTTAGATGTTGCTGATACAGTTGCCACATTCAGGTCTCAGCGAGATGGAATGGTCCAGACGCTGAAGCAATATTGGTTCTGTTATTCTGCGATCATCGATGAATTGGAAGAACTCATCTCGGATCATCAAGATGAAGAATAGTGCTGGATCAGTTGATGCTACATTGCTAACTGTCATTACTATCCTAGTAAACAATTTTTGTTTTACAGGTTTTAAGCCATTGCTAATTTCTTTATTGATTCAAGCAAAATTTATGAATCAGTTATGTTTATATCCGAATGAGTGCTTTCATTATCTTTTATGTTAACATTCCATTGCATTATCTCATTATCTGATAGGATGAGCATGAATGCCTTGTATTCTCACAATTCTAAACAGACATGGGGTTTGTCCAAATTGGAGATTTGCTTGAAGTATTGGTTCAAGCTCCGAGTCAATCTTTGTGAAAGTTAGTGGATGATTCATGTGTTTGGTGTTCTGTGAAGTAAAAGCAAATGTAAATTTTTATACGGTTActattaaacttttttttttttttcctagctTTGCCTAAAAGAAATATAACGCTTTTGGTGATGTATCATTTTCCTATAAACGTTTCTTTCTTGTCTCCAACCTTTCGTCAAAGCTTCCCACTTTCAGAAATAGACCAGCTCACCAAACTTAATCCACAACAAAATTAGTACTACCAATCTTAAATGTCTTTCTCTCAtagcttatttatttttagtaatttgaaagttgaaaccctTGTTACATCTTAAACCAAAAAAGTCGAAACTAAAAGCATTGAGGGAATCAAAAGAAACTCTCTCTCCAATGATCATTCAGTAACAAGAGAGTCAGCAAAATCTGCTACAGTATTCACCGTAAAATTTTTCATAgcgttctctagatgcttattgtaatcaagggtttaggcttaatgtccctcccttgtattcgacagtttcattaatcaaggtttgaggACAGCTGCACCATTCCTTTTGTCacgccccaaattttgaataacacattcaaaatccgaaacatgaattaaacaacttaaacaaataaacgttctgaattcttttctcagaaacaactcCACCACTTACACAAAATTTCCAAATCGGTAAacttcgagttaattattacaattccctcttacaaagtaaaattgtaaaactCTAAACGAGCATAACGAACCTCACAACATAAAATCAGAGTATCacaagcagctactctacacagctcgatcaccttcctgattctcctgtcctgtaggattacccgctacaccgtgtgaatagtgtaccgggaattgcaacaacacaaaacccggtaagctttttgcaaagctcgtatgagtaaacaagaaagaactgttgatttattaaattacaattcaagtaaaattcaacagtattacgtctgcaaagagacatcaaaccactcatggaaaaccacaaggaatacattttcacaatcctcaaatcacaatacaccacactggtcctgcaaacacccaacccacataacaccactctggtccatcccaataacacgttagagctctaactgcctcgttacctctgacaccttggcctagggtcaagcaacggcaaaaatacttcggttaacactataaccgtcgcgctttggacatccccgtcctcagcaccatatacttcggttaataataaaccgtcgcgctttggacatccccgtcctcagcacacaacttcggttaataataaaccgtcgcaccttggacatccccgtcctcagcacacaaacactccggttatccttaaccgtcgaacttcggacacctcatcctcagaaccttacattctctaactttatacatcctccaatgtaaatcatgaatattaacaagaactcatcaatcatgttcatcacatataaatatggtaagtcacatgtcaattcataataatttaatcatcccaatttccacactcttcaatgtcacaccattcacatataatcacgtaaatatatatatacgtaattatccgctcagggataatcactaataccaactatagttcacatgcaataaaaccgagaaattcatttgtatcgtaaaaatcattttacttacccatggaccgtagttgatcaagtccatatgattttaaaacaaatatttattccataaatattttcacgcaattacgacaaaataaggtaattaaatttattcggttcgtaatatgaaccacgtgaggtttactcacctctaattcccgctgcgtcttctaaaagccaaatATAAATAATACTGGTTGGCGACCAcgaaaacgagttccttcatctagccgtagctcgcaacattgccctgtacacaattatatttccgtaaacgacaatccgataaaataaatacgaacctaaacgaaacccgaaaatccctatctccattacttctcaa
This region includes:
- the LOC133723798 gene encoding protein-tyrosine-phosphatase PTP1-like; this translates as MPKIKRTKRSKRRKDDHDVVDVRRQKSQKLDCCPSEKSHLFSEFLADSRRRVVLTRDQYKYCSQALKFFQDKLDEPRQIIEEFRKINKGRAETRKEKTCNVALSSVNWRKNRYDNIVPYDQNRVVLKDSSKSGRDYINASFITTSSSRFIATQGPLPNTYEDFWEMVIQYRCSVVIMLTCLDMDTCGDYFQAEDEREFGNVCIVTKWMRSSDTNSPLVLRLLEVKHKENSEEPPVSVLHIQYPEWPDHGVPTDTVAVREILKGLIYQVAPPEAGPIVVHCSAGIGRTGTYCTIHDTMKRILSGDMSALDVADTVATFRSQRDGMVQTLKQYWFCYSAIIDELEELISDHQDEE